From Cyclopterus lumpus isolate fCycLum1 chromosome 4, fCycLum1.pri, whole genome shotgun sequence, a single genomic window includes:
- the guk1b gene encoding guanylate kinase 1b: MSGPRPVVLSGPSGAGKSTLMKRLMRDHEGIFGFSVSHTTRNPRPGEEDGKDYHFTTREVMQEGIDNGDFIENAEFSGNLYGTSKAAIEDVLAMNKICILDVDIQGVKRIKETDLNPIYISIQPPSMEILETRLRDRQTETEESLQKRLEAARIDMELSNEPGVFDVVIVNDDLEKAYEELKDILKDEIQKIQEAKS; encoded by the exons ATGTCAGGACCGAGGCCCGTGGTGCTGAGCGGCCCCTCTGGAGCGGGGAAGAGTACTCTGATGAAGAGGCTGATGAGGGACCACGAGGGCATCTTCGGATTCAGCGTGtcac ACACAACGAGAAATCCTCGACCGGGAGAGGAAGATGGCAAAG ACTACCACTTCACAACGAGAGAGGTCATGCAGGAGGGAATTGACAATGGAGACTTCATTGAAAATGCAGAGTTTTCCGGAAATTTGTATGGAACGAG TAAAGCTGCCATAGAAGACGTGCTGGCCATGAACAAAATCTGCATCTTAGATGTGGATATCCAGGGGGTGAAGAGGATTAAAGAGACTGACCTGAACCCCATCTACATCTCCATCCAGCCTCCATCCATGGAGATCCTG GAAACTCgtctgagggacagacagacagaaacagaggagAGTTTACAGAAGCGCCTGGAGGCAGCACGCATCGATATGGAGCTCA GTAACGAGCCCGGAGTGTTTGATGTTGTTATCGTCAATGATGACTTAGAGAAGGCTTACGAGGAGCTGAAAGATATCCTCAAGGAT GAAATCCAGAAAATTCAGGAGGCGAAATCATAA